Genomic DNA from Comamonas resistens:
TTCGAGCCGCAACGGCGCTCCGCGACCCTGGTGGCGCTCGCCATCGAGGGCATGGCCACCGTCACCGACGAAATCATCGACCTGCACGACCGCATCCTGGGCAAGCTGTTCAATGCCGCCAAGAACAAGCATCAGCAGCAGTTCCAGGCATCCGGCAAGGCGATCAACGCCAAGGTGCGGCTGTTCGGGCGCATCGGCCAGGCCCTGATCGAAGCCAAGCAAGCTGGCCGCGATCCGTTCGCCGCCATCGAGGCCGTCATGTCCTGGGACGCCTTCGCCGAGAGCGTCACCGAGGCGCAGAAACTCGCCCAACCCGAGGACTTCGATTTCCTGCACCGCATCGGCGAGAGCTACGCCACGCTGCGCCGCTACGCGCCGGAATTCCTTGCCGTGCTCAAGCTGCGGGCCGCGCCCGCCGCCAAGGACGTACTCGACGCCATCGAGGTGCTGCGCGGCATGAACAGCGACAACGCCCGCAAGGTGCCCGCCGACGCGCCGACCGACTTCATTAAGCCGCGCTGGCAGAAGCTGGTGATGACCGACGCCGGCATCGACCGGCGCTACTACGAGCTGTGCGCACTATCGGAACTCAAGAACGCGCTGCGCTCGGGCGACATCTGGGTGCAGGGATCGCGCCAGTTCAAGGACTTCGAGGACTACCTGGTGCCGCCCGCGAAATTCGCCAGCCTCAAGCTGGCCAGCGAATTGCCGCTGGCCGTGGCCACCGACTGCGACCAGTACCTGCATGAGCGGCTGACACTGCTGGAAACGCAACTTGTCACCGTCAACCGCATGGCAGCGGCCAATAACCTGCCGGATGCCATCATCACCGAGTCGGGCCTGAAGATCACGCCGCTCGATGCGGCGGTGCCCGACACCGCGCAGGCGTTGATCGACCAGACGGCGATGGTTCTGCCGCACGTCAAGATCACCGAACTGCTGCTGGAGGTGGACGAATGGACCGGTTTTACCCGTCACTTCGCGCACCTGAAGTCAGGCGACCTGGCCAAGGACAAGAATCTGCTGCTGACCACGATCCTGGCCGACGCGATCAACCTGGGCTTGACCAAAATGGCCGAGTCCTGCCCCGGCACGACCTACGCCAAGCTGGCCTGGCTACAAGCCTGGCACATCCGCGACGAAACCTACGGGGCGGCCCTGGCCGAGCTGGTCAACGCGCAGTTCCGCCATCCCTTTGCCGAGCACTGGGGCGACGGCACCACGTCATCGTCGGACGGTCAGAACTTCCGCACTGGCAGCAAGGCCGAGAGCACCGGCCACATCAACCCGAAATACGGCAGCAGCCCAGGGCGGACGTTCTATACCCACATCTCCGACCAGTACGCACCGTTCCACACCAAGGTAGTGAACGTCGGCGTGCGCGACTCGACCTACGTGCTCGACGGCCTGCTGTACCACGAATCCGACCTGCGCATCGAGGAACACTACACCGACACGGCCGGATTCACCGATCACGTCTTTGCGTTGATGCACCTGCTGG
This window encodes:
- a CDS encoding Tn3 family transposase, producing the protein MPRRSILSAAERESLLALPDTKDDLIRHYTFSDTDFAIIRQRRGPANRLGFAVQLCYLRFPGVILGVDEAPFPPLLKLVADQLKVGIESWGEYGQREQTRREHLVELQTVFGFQPFTMSHYRQAVHTLTELAMQTDKGIVLASALVEHLRRQSIILPALNAIERASAEAITRANRRIYDSLAEPLSDAHRRRLDDLLKRRDNGKTTWLAWLRQSPVKPNSRHMLEHIERLKAWQALDLPSGIERSVHQNRLLKIAREGGQMTPADLAKFEPQRRSATLVALAIEGMATVTDEIIDLHDRILGKLFNAAKNKHQQQFQASGKAINAKVRLFGRIGQALIEAKQAGRDPFAAIEAVMSWDAFAESVTEAQKLAQPEDFDFLHRIGESYATLRRYAPEFLAVLKLRAAPAAKDVLDAIEVLRGMNSDNARKVPADAPTDFIKPRWQKLVMTDAGIDRRYYELCALSELKNALRSGDIWVQGSRQFKDFEDYLVPPAKFASLKLASELPLAVATDCDQYLHERLTLLETQLVTVNRMAAANNLPDAIITESGLKITPLDAAVPDTAQALIDQTAMVLPHVKITELLLEVDEWTGFTRHFAHLKSGDLAKDKNLLLTTILADAINLGLTKMAESCPGTTYAKLAWLQAWHIRDETYGAALAELVNAQFRHPFAEHWGDGTTSSSDGQNFRTGSKAESTGHINPKYGSSPGRTFYTHISDQYAPFHTKVVNVGVRDSTYVLDGLLYHESDLRIEEHYTDTAGFTDHVFALMHLLGFRFAPRIRDLGDTKLYIPKGDAAYEALKPMIGGTLNIKHVRAHWDEILRLATSIKQGTVTASLMLRKLGSYPRQNGLAVALRELGRIERTLFILDWLQSVELRRRVHAGLNKGEARNALARAVFFNRLGEIRDRSFEQQRYRASGLNLVTAAIVLWNTVYLERAANALRGHGQTVDDGLLQYLSPLGWEHINLTGDYLWRSSAKIGPGKFRPLRPLQPA